GGACAATTTCCTCATCCGGAAACAACGTTGGTATATCCGTTATCCGGAGAAATTTTCGCCGACGATTGATATTGAATGGCAGCAGACACAGCTGGAGAAGGAAAAAGCGGAGGAAGCGGAAAAACTAGGCGGGTTAGTTTGTGGCCCGGAAGGTTGCGTAATACCAGGTACGTCTTTTGTACCTAATCAGGTGTTTTCAATAGACAAGAAAACAAAATAAATTTGAATTTGAAAAACAAAAATCAATCTGGGGTGAAAAAATGAAGGCCGATACAATCACGGTTTACTCGGATTTTCTCTGACCTTTCTGTATGATCGGGAAAGTCCCGCTTGACCAGTTGGCCAAGGAACGAAATATCGAAGTGAAATGGAAGGCGTTTGAATTAAGGCCAGAAGGAGTAGAAGTCCCACCGAAACCACCGGAATATATGGCCCGTGCAAAAGCGGGCGTTGAAGCGCTTTCCAAACAATATGGCATCGAGATGAAATGGAACGATAAAAGTCCCCATTCCAGACTTGCACTGGAAGGTGCCAAATTCGCGGAAGAGTATGGAAAGGGAAATGTGTATCACGATAAAGTATTTGCCGCTCAGTTTCAACAGCAAAAAAACATCAATGATCGAAATGTACTGGTGGACATTGCTACGGAAATTGGATTGGATCCGGAGAAATTTCGGGAAGCGCTTGAAACAAGGCGTTATCGCTCGTTGGTTATTCAAGAGCATGAAGAAGCGAGGCAAATGGGAATAACCGGAATCCCTTGTTTTATAGTTGGCAATCGCGGAGTCATGGGGGTACAAAGTTATGAATCGCTCAAGCGTCTTCTTGATGGAACTATAGAATAAATTTGATAAGGGATAAAACCTTCGACGTAATAGCTGATACATCGGTAAATCTAACTGGATGAAACTTACAAAAATTTTTTAGCCGAGTACAGATTAAGTATCAAAAAACATAATTTCTCGTTGGACCTTGATTTAAGTAGGTGCCCCTGACGATCGCTCAAGGGCACCTAAAATTTAAGGCAATAAAGAAAAGGAATATCCTTCAGTTCGGATAAGAATCCGGATACTTCAATTGCAGGGTTTCCATTAACCTGGAAACGTTGAAAGAATTGCAACTATCTTTCCAATAATTCTTACGCGCGTTGTATCGTATGTTTGATCTAAGTTGTAAAGATTACCGGGAGTATGATCTTTGTTAATAGTGAGCCAATACCCATTTTTCTTCAGGTCCTCCTTAAAAGCTACCTTCACTAATTCCATCTTATTTCATAAAGGGTTTCAAAAGACTGATCGATCCAAATTTACGATTTTTTATTTGGAGACACTAAAATTTCTTACACGATTGGGCGAACGTAGTGACGAAGAGTACCCCCGGTTTTATATTGTAAAGTATATATAATTTCGTATCTAAAACAGCAGGCTGGTATTGTAAACTTCATTACAACTTACATCATACTGGTTCGGATTTCATGCGTTGATTCGGGTTTGTTTTTCAAGCAAAAAAAAAGAATCGACCACTCCAACTATGGAACGGTCAGATTCAGAGTTACGCATTTTAAAAATGGTGGAGACGCTTGCCGTAATGTTTACATGGAAATCGATTAGTATCCTGCTCCATAAGGAACAATCAGGATAAATAGGACAAAGATGATGAGGAAGACAACTGCGCAGCGGGTATAGCCACCAAATGCTCCATAACCGTATCCGTCTGCCATTTGGTTTCTAGTTTCTCTTTTCGAAGATTCCGCTTGATAATAAAGTCAGCTTGTGTTTCTTCGGAAAGGCAAATCTGTAAGTTTTCTTTACTATCATTACCTGCATCCGTTAAGGGGAAACGTAAGGGGCTCGTCCCCTGCACTGCATCGCCCACTGTATGGCAGGCCCAGCACGGGATTCTGGGCAATGTAGGAATGGAGACATCACTCAAGTCTATATGAAGTCTTAGCGGTCTTAATCGCTTCGCATATCTAGCGACTTTAGATATCAGATCCTGGGCATCAAACGACATCAACTTTTGGATATTATGCAGTAGCTAAAACACTATTAAATAATTCACTTTTACCATTATTCAATTGTTAAAATACCATATATAAATTCTCTTGGATGAATTCGACGAATACGACCAATTTGTTCCGGAAAACGATGGGTGTTGCTTGTGACAATATAGTCACAATTTTCGTCGATTGCCGCTAACCATACATGCAGATCATCAGGATCGTAGGTGGTTAACGGTTGATTCATCCCTTGACTTTTAATGATTGTTATTGCTTCTTCATGAGTACGCCCCGTTAGCTCGACTAAAACCTCTCCGGTTGGCCGATTTGCATGGAGCCTTGAAACAAAGCTGTATCTCCCGACACGGGAATTTACGACATTATGTTCTTCCAGTAAGGGATAAACCACATCTTCCATAAAGTCATCGAGGTCCTCAATGGAATATGTTACACCTTGTAACCCACGAGTAAGTGCTACGTTGTACATTTCGAATAGACATACTTTCGAAATCACCGGTTGATAATACATGGAACCCCGTGCCAAGAACAACAATTGTCGATTGAGCCCATCTGTTCGCAGTGCGCCGCATAATACCGTTGTATCTAAAAATGCCTTTGGCAGCTTATATGAGATTGAACTCATCATCTACTTCACCGCCTGCCCGGTTTTTTTCATCTAGACGGCGAAGTGTTTTCTCAGCTTTCGCGTCCTGTTCATCAGTAGTTCGGAATAATGATTTTGGAATCCTCCAATGACCACCGGGTGTTTTCGTTGCACCAGGAAAACGACCCTCTTCACAATGGCGTTTCACGGTCTGTGTTGACACTCCTAATTTTTTTGCTACCTCGCCAACGCGATAAAAGCCCTCAATGGCCTCATCGGAATCCTGTATCGACTCAGGATTAAATGATAATAAAGACGCGATAATGTCGTTTCGATTTACGGCAACAGCTGAGATGTATTCAATCAGCACTTTGTGGGCTGACTGTAGATCCCCAGCTTTCATATATTGTTTAATCGTCGTTTCCAATGTCTTTAGATGTGATAGATCTTCAGTTGAATCTATGCTGCTTAATGCTATGTCTAACTGATGAATTACATAAGTCG
Above is a window of Fodinisporobacter ferrooxydans DNA encoding:
- a CDS encoding DsbA family oxidoreductase, producing the protein MIGKVPLDQLAKERNIEVKWKAFELRPEGVEVPPKPPEYMARAKAGVEALSKQYGIEMKWNDKSPHSRLALEGAKFAEEYGKGNVYHDKVFAAQFQQQKNINDRNVLVDIATEIGLDPEKFREALETRRYRSLVIQEHEEARQMGITGIPCFIVGNRGVMGVQSYESLKRLLDGTIE
- a CDS encoding helix-turn-helix domain-containing protein; amino-acid sequence: MLMEHDHEKLWDAAIFLAEHDRLSEMEPIIKVLLGETLNTLEKPTYVIHQLDIALSSIDSTEDLSHLKTLETTIKQYMKAGDLQSAHKVLIEYISAVAVNRNDIIASLLSFNPESIQDSDEAIEGFYRVGEVAKKLGVSTQTVKRHCEEGRFPGATKTPGGHWRIPKSLFRTTDEQDAKAEKTLRRLDEKNRAGGEVDDEFNLI
- a CDS encoding PIN domain-containing protein; the encoded protein is MSSISYKLPKAFLDTTVLCGALRTDGLNRQLLFLARGSMYYQPVISKVCLFEMYNVALTRGLQGVTYSIEDLDDFMEDVVYPLLEEHNVVNSRVGRYSFVSRLHANRPTGEVLVELTGRTHEEAITIIKSQGMNQPLTTYDPDDLHVWLAAIDENCDYIVTSNTHRFPEQIGRIRRIHPREFIYGILTIE